A region of the Apus apus isolate bApuApu2 chromosome 10, bApuApu2.pri.cur, whole genome shotgun sequence genome:
AGGCGCCGTACTCGCTGCTGGCCATGGAGATGGGGGTGGCGGTGTCGATCATGCCGGAGCTGTACATGTGGGGCCAGCCCGTGCCAATGGAGCTGCCCACCGTAGTCAACTGGTTGGGGAGGGGGTAGGCGGCCGGCATAGGCTGCATCGTGGAAAAGGCGAGGCCCCCGGGCATCTTGTACTCTCTGGCGATGATGTTCTCGATGGCGAAGGGGTGCTTGAAGCTGGAGGGCTGGGACACGCCGAGGTTGTACGTGGACATCTGGGGTAGGTGGGTGCCGGTGGCCGCCAGCGCGCTGAGCCGCAGCTTcgcctgctgctgcaggtacTGCGCCGCGTCCCCCGGCTTGCTGGGGGCCAGGTGGTCCGACTTGACCACCTTGAAGCGCTTGCGGCGGCGCAGGAAGCTGCCGTTCTCGAACATGTCTCCGCAGCTGGGGTGCAGCGCCCAGAAGCTGCCCTTGCCCGGTTGGTCGGGGCGGCGCGGGATCTTGATGAAGCAGTCGTTGAAGGAGAGGTTGTGGCGGAGGGAGTTCTGCCAGCGCTGCGTGTTCTCCCGGTAGTAGGGAAAGCGGTCCATGATGAACTTGTAGATCTCGCTCAGCGGCAGCATCTTCTCCGGGGAGCTCTGGATCGCCATGGCGGTCAACGAGATGTAGGAATAGGGAGGTTTCTGATCACTGTACGTGTTTCTGCCCGGGCGAGGCATCTTCGTTAGGGGACCCGCGGAGATctgcagaaggacaaggagggtgtcgggggtggggggagaaaggTGAGTCCGAGAGGATTTGCAGCGGCACCCGGCCGGGGCAGCGGGTAGCTGCGGGGCCGGGCTAGAGAAAGAAGGACACGGCAGATCTCAGCCCTCCTGGGGCGGGATGGGG
Encoded here:
- the FOXB1 gene encoding forkhead box protein B1 — protein: MPRPGRNTYSDQKPPYSYISLTAMAIQSSPEKMLPLSEIYKFIMDRFPYYRENTQRWQNSLRHNLSFNDCFIKIPRRPDQPGKGSFWALHPSCGDMFENGSFLRRRKRFKVVKSDHLAPSKPGDAAQYLQQQAKLRLSALAATGTHLPQMSTYNLGVSQPSSFKHPFAIENIIAREYKMPGGLAFSTMQPMPAAYPLPNQLTTVGSSIGTGWPHMYSSGMIDTATPISMASSEYGAYGVPIKPLCHGGQTLPAIPVPIKPTPAAVPALPALPAPIPTILSNSPPSLSPTSSQTATSQSSPATPSETLTSPAPALHSVAVH